One genomic segment of Thermodesulfovibrionales bacterium includes these proteins:
- a CDS encoding CarD family transcriptional regulator: MDIPTMVRSFSINIPADAARIYNLSGSSVALFLSLQGEPFVAVEQTEEAALRLYGDIVFFRKIIKSPDDALPFISFLPDPNGPESSGRRAEVIAGMKSRESLVTSAQGVQAPVWSKDDLEKDSIIFTRGRGIERDSLGERLEQLGYKRVSIVAEKGEFCLKRWLLDIFPSTSEDPIRIEFFGDEIEAIKPFEIETQKSTGRMETLILLPAIEPSHGNGVGTLFPGRQFLIDPPGEQANKADEGVLLSRFAFGGEGFDGGLLSLRGHGIFPDERRTLADLSYALRLLAGENRVMVVSSSPGQAERVREILREGDLIAPLLEAGEVARYEGTVSVTTGGLSSGFFLPGLAVLTEKEIFGERPLYRPLRRSRVSGLLASMDDIAPGDFVVHRDHGIGRFVSIQRQASEGREGELIVLEYTGGDRLYIPLYNINKIKKYNAEEGVLPHLDRLGGRTWQRTKERVKKAIREMAERLLKLYAEREIARGFVFSADTELHREFYGFFPYEETPDQIKAIEEIGRDMESEKPMERLLCGDVGYGKTEVAMRAAFKAVFDGRQVAVLVPTTILCEQHYLTFTSRFSAFPVHIDY; this comes from the coding sequence ATGGACATACCGACCATGGTACGCAGTTTCTCGATCAACATTCCGGCTGACGCAGCACGCATCTACAACCTATCGGGCTCGTCGGTCGCCCTTTTCCTCTCCCTGCAGGGAGAGCCCTTTGTCGCGGTAGAGCAGACAGAGGAGGCGGCCCTGAGACTCTATGGGGATATAGTTTTCTTCAGGAAGATTATCAAGAGTCCCGATGACGCGCTGCCTTTCATCTCCTTCCTTCCGGACCCAAACGGACCCGAGTCTTCGGGCAGAAGGGCAGAGGTCATCGCGGGAATGAAGAGCAGAGAATCGCTCGTGACTTCTGCTCAGGGAGTGCAGGCACCGGTATGGTCGAAAGACGACCTCGAAAAGGACAGCATCATCTTTACGAGAGGACGGGGAATCGAGAGAGACTCTCTAGGGGAGAGGCTCGAACAACTCGGTTACAAGCGAGTCTCGATTGTCGCGGAGAAAGGGGAGTTCTGCCTGAAGAGATGGCTGCTCGATATCTTCCCTTCCACATCAGAGGACCCCATCCGAATAGAATTCTTCGGCGATGAGATAGAGGCGATAAAACCTTTTGAAATAGAGACACAGAAATCTACCGGACGGATGGAAACCCTTATCCTCTTACCTGCCATCGAGCCTTCTCACGGAAATGGGGTCGGAACCTTGTTTCCGGGAAGACAGTTCCTTATCGACCCGCCCGGCGAGCAGGCTAATAAGGCCGATGAGGGGGTTCTTCTCTCACGGTTTGCTTTCGGAGGGGAAGGATTCGATGGGGGGCTGCTCTCCCTGAGGGGGCACGGGATATTCCCCGATGAGAGAAGAACCTTAGCCGACCTTTCATACGCCCTGAGACTCCTTGCCGGAGAGAACAGGGTAATGGTCGTCTCCTCTTCGCCGGGGCAGGCTGAGAGGGTGAGGGAGATCCTCCGCGAGGGTGACCTCATCGCCCCTCTTCTTGAAGCGGGAGAGGTCGCCCGTTATGAGGGCACGGTGAGTGTCACGACGGGCGGTCTCTCTTCCGGTTTCTTCCTTCCCGGACTGGCAGTCCTGACGGAAAAGGAGATATTCGGCGAAAGACCGTTGTACCGGCCGTTGAGGCGGTCGAGGGTATCGGGACTGCTTGCGAGCATGGATGACATCGCTCCCGGCGATTTTGTTGTTCACAGGGACCACGGGATAGGCAGGTTCGTAAGCATACAGAGACAGGCTTCGGAAGGTCGCGAAGGCGAACTCATCGTCCTCGAATATACCGGCGGAGACAGACTCTATATCCCGCTTTATAACATAAACAAGATAAAAAAATACAACGCGGAAGAAGGGGTTCTGCCGCACCTCGACAGACTCGGCGGAAGGACATGGCAGAGAACGAAAGAGAGGGTAAAGAAGGCGATAAGGGAGATGGCGGAGAGACTCCTGAAACTCTACGCGGAAAGGGAGATAGCGCGGGGGTTTGTCTTCAGCGCCGACACGGAGCTCCATAGGGAGTTTTACGGATTTTTCCCCTATGAAGAGACGCCGGACCAGATCAAGGCCATCGAGGAGATCGGCAGAGACATGGAGTCCGAAAAGCCCATGGAGAGACTGCTCTGCGGGGATGTCGGTTACGGCAAGACGGAGGTTGCTATGCGCGCCGCATTCAAGGCGGTATTTGACGGGAGGCAGGTCGCCGTTCTCGTGCCGACAACCATCCTCTGTGAGCAGCATTACCTGACTTTCACCTCGAGGTTTTCGGCGTTTCCCGTGCATATAGATTAC
- a CDS encoding adenylyltransferase/cytidyltransferase family protein — MALVSLRARVRCRSTKVADRAEREVGYSFMGRVLDPNALRDAVDAAKASGKKIVFTNGCFDIIHAGHIRYLKEAKRLGDLLVVALNTDRSVSLLKKGRPIIPESERAEVVASLEMVDFVTLFDEATPYALIRLLKPDLLVKGGDWKKEDIVGSDVVPETRSLPYVQGISTTEIIEKIKLLCR; from the coding sequence ATGGCGCTTGTCAGTCTCAGGGCGAGGGTCAGATGCCGGAGCACGAAGGTCGCTGACAGGGCTGAGCGGGAGGTCGGTTATTCCTTTATGGGCAGGGTGCTTGACCCGAATGCATTACGAGATGCGGTAGATGCCGCAAAGGCCTCCGGGAAAAAGATCGTTTTCACGAACGGCTGCTTTGACATAATCCATGCAGGCCACATACGGTATTTGAAAGAGGCAAAACGTTTGGGGGATCTCCTCGTCGTAGCGCTGAATACCGACCGTTCTGTTTCGCTGCTCAAGAAAGGCAGGCCGATAATACCGGAATCCGAGAGGGCCGAAGTAGTTGCGAGCCTCGAGATGGTCGACTTTGTGACCCTCTTTGACGAAGCGACACCCTATGCGCTCATACGCCTCTTGAAGCCCGATCTGCTTGTGAAGGGCGGGGACTGGAAGAAAGAGGATATCGTCGGCTCGGATGTCGTTCCCGAAACCCGCAGCCTCCCCTACGTTCAGGGGATATCAACGACAGAGATAATAGAAAAAATTAAATTGCTTTGCCGCTGA
- a CDS encoding NUDIX hydrolase, protein MKPATIKNQVSSGGVIFKKRPDGVDVALVAVKGGTVWCLPKGVVEKGEKPEQTAVREVREETGLTGRALDKVGDITYWYYIKDDNTKCRKTVHFYLLEYLSGSTDDHNWEVDIAQWVPLDEAVQKVSYKGDREIVQKAREMILDGACQSQGEGQMPEHEGR, encoded by the coding sequence ATGAAACCTGCTACGATTAAGAACCAGGTATCGTCCGGGGGAGTGATCTTCAAGAAGAGACCTGACGGTGTTGATGTGGCCCTCGTGGCCGTGAAAGGAGGCACGGTCTGGTGCCTTCCGAAAGGGGTCGTCGAGAAGGGAGAGAAACCGGAGCAGACGGCGGTGAGAGAAGTGCGGGAAGAGACCGGACTCACCGGCAGGGCCCTGGACAAAGTCGGCGATATCACCTATTGGTATTACATTAAGGATGACAATACAAAATGCCGGAAGACCGTGCACTTCTATCTCCTGGAATACCTGAGCGGCAGCACCGATGATCACAACTGGGAAGTCGATATCGCTCAGTGGGTGCCCTTGGACGAGGCCGTGCAGAAGGTGAGTTACAAGGGTGACCGTGAGATAGTTCAGAAAGCCAGGGAGATGATCCTGGATGGCGCTTGTCAGTCTCAGGGCGAGGGTCAGATGCCGGAGCACGAAGGTCGCTGA
- the rseP gene encoding RIP metalloprotease RseP: MTLLSAIILLGILIFVHELGHFLFAKLMGVKVLKFSLGFGPKIVGKKYGETEYLLSSVPLGGYVKMLGEEQEDEISEEDRARAFNFQSVWKRLLIVFSGPVFNIALTFIIFASVLSMGFPVNVPVLGNILPVIDEVQEGYPAVEAGLKAGDVIKKIDNVEVDTWFDMVAMVAKNPGKALNFVVKRGDEVLSVRVVPRPVEEVGSDGKKITIGRIGVRKKGGGFFETIQSRSPLETLGKSAIATYKMGVVVFDSIRMLVMGKLSPKNIGGPITIVSESGKAASGGFLSYIMFMAFISVNLGVLNLLPIPILDGGHLLFFGIEAVRRKPLSDKVTMIAQRIGLAILIAVMVLAFYNDIMRLIARRMVP; the protein is encoded by the coding sequence ATGACCTTACTGTCTGCGATCATACTGTTAGGGATTCTCATCTTTGTGCATGAGCTCGGTCACTTTCTTTTTGCGAAGCTTATGGGGGTGAAGGTACTGAAGTTTTCGCTCGGGTTCGGGCCCAAGATTGTCGGGAAAAAGTACGGCGAGACCGAATATCTCCTCTCTTCCGTGCCTCTTGGGGGGTACGTGAAGATGCTCGGTGAAGAGCAGGAAGACGAGATCAGCGAAGAGGATAGGGCGAGGGCCTTCAATTTCCAGTCCGTATGGAAGAGACTCCTGATCGTGTTTTCCGGGCCTGTCTTCAACATAGCGTTGACCTTTATCATCTTTGCTTCAGTGCTTTCGATGGGTTTCCCCGTTAACGTGCCCGTGTTGGGAAACATACTTCCGGTTATCGATGAGGTACAGGAGGGCTATCCGGCCGTTGAAGCAGGGCTCAAGGCCGGCGACGTCATAAAGAAAATCGACAACGTGGAGGTCGATACCTGGTTTGACATGGTAGCCATGGTTGCCAAGAATCCGGGGAAGGCCCTCAATTTTGTCGTGAAGAGAGGAGACGAGGTTTTGTCGGTGAGAGTCGTCCCCAGGCCGGTCGAAGAGGTCGGTTCGGATGGCAAGAAGATAACTATCGGGAGAATCGGAGTGAGGAAAAAGGGCGGAGGATTTTTTGAGACGATTCAGAGCCGATCACCCCTTGAGACCCTCGGGAAAAGTGCGATCGCGACGTATAAAATGGGTGTCGTGGTTTTTGACTCCATCCGGATGCTTGTCATGGGCAAGCTGTCTCCCAAGAACATCGGCGGCCCTATAACGATCGTGAGCGAATCGGGTAAAGCGGCGTCCGGAGGCTTTCTTTCCTATATCATGTTTATGGCCTTCATCAGTGTTAATCTCGGTGTCTTGAATCTTCTGCCCATTCCGATCTTGGACGGAGGGCACCTCCTCTTTTTTGGGATCGAAGCGGTCAGGAGGAAACCCTTGAGCGACAAGGTCACGATGATCGCCCAACGGATAGGATTGGCGATCCTTATCGCCGTCATGGTCCTCGCCTTTTACAACGACATCATGAGATTGATCGCCAGAAGGATGGTACCGTGA
- a CDS encoding 1-deoxy-D-xylulose-5-phosphate reductoisomerase, whose product MKRIVILGSTGSIGRSALDVIAGHRDRFSVAGLAAGSNVDLLEEQVKTFSPSVVAVADEGAALELKRRLGKKPTIYAGDEGVRAVAAFQDSDFVLSAMVGFSGMIPTVEAIQSGKPVGLANKEALVSAGEIVMRAARRAGVPILPVDSEHSAVFQCAHGHDSKGMRRIILTASGGPFIGKKANYLKDVVPEDALKHPNWTMGRKITIDSATLMNKGLEVIEAYHLFGLPAERIDVLIHPQSIVHSLVEFTDGSMLAQVSRPDMRGPIAYALSYPERLDDAVDRLELDVIGNLTFQRPDTESFPCLLLAYDALKEGGTMPAVLNAANEIAVSAFLEKGIFFNEIPAIIEKTMQSHKTVRAEGIDSVIEADRWAREKAKELIRDA is encoded by the coding sequence ATGAAAAGGATCGTCATCCTCGGCTCGACGGGATCGATAGGAAGGAGTGCCCTGGACGTGATCGCAGGGCATAGAGACAGGTTCAGCGTGGCAGGCCTTGCAGCCGGAAGTAATGTCGATCTCCTGGAAGAACAAGTGAAGACCTTCTCCCCGTCGGTTGTTGCCGTGGCAGATGAAGGGGCTGCCTTGGAGCTGAAGAGGCGGCTCGGCAAGAAACCGACCATTTATGCGGGTGACGAAGGTGTAAGGGCCGTGGCGGCGTTTCAGGACTCTGATTTTGTGTTGTCCGCGATGGTCGGGTTCAGCGGCATGATCCCGACGGTCGAGGCCATTCAGTCAGGCAAGCCGGTCGGTCTCGCAAACAAGGAGGCACTCGTTTCGGCCGGAGAGATCGTCATGAGGGCGGCCCGGAGAGCGGGAGTGCCGATACTTCCCGTTGACAGCGAGCACAGTGCTGTCTTTCAGTGCGCACATGGTCACGATTCGAAAGGCATGAGGAGGATAATCCTTACCGCCTCCGGCGGCCCTTTTATCGGGAAGAAGGCAAATTACCTGAAGGATGTCGTGCCGGAGGATGCCCTGAAACACCCCAATTGGACGATGGGAAGGAAGATCACGATCGATTCCGCGACCCTCATGAACAAGGGGCTTGAGGTGATCGAGGCATACCATCTCTTCGGGCTTCCCGCCGAGCGCATCGATGTCCTCATCCATCCCCAGTCCATCGTGCATTCACTCGTGGAGTTCACTGACGGGAGCATGCTGGCTCAAGTATCCCGGCCGGACATGCGGGGACCGATAGCCTATGCCCTTTCCTATCCCGAGAGGCTTGACGACGCAGTCGACCGCCTTGAACTCGATGTCATCGGGAATCTCACCTTCCAGAGACCGGATACGGAGAGCTTTCCCTGCCTCCTTCTCGCCTATGATGCCCTGAAAGAGGGCGGAACAATGCCCGCGGTCCTGAATGCCGCCAATGAGATTGCGGTGTCGGCTTTTCTCGAAAAGGGAATATTTTTTAACGAAATCCCTGCTATAATTGAAAAGACCATGCAGTCCCACAAGACCGTGCGTGCCGAAGGCATCGATTCGGTCATCGAAGCCGACCGGTGGGCACGGGAGAAGGCGAAGGAGTTGATACGGGACGCGTAA
- a CDS encoding phosphatidate cytidylyltransferase: MHGKRLLVAVIVLPLLYLYVTKLPQDYFFFLILLVSVVAQAEFYAMYGVRGMVKIAGIAGGIAVLAALHVSRDLLPHALFAAFLVISTMRLVGRRDPSSSLHDMAPVLVALLYIPCSLGFQLFLRTGGPEWIVFLFGSVWAADSLAFYIGKTFGKTKLYPEVSPNKTVAGAFGSLAGGAGAGWLLKLAFLPAMSSWKSTAAGFLIGATTIVGDLVESMFKRDAGVKDSGSIVPGHGGILDKIDGVLFAGPVLYWISRAFGLLT, from the coding sequence ATGCACGGGAAAAGGCTGCTTGTCGCAGTCATCGTGCTTCCCCTTCTCTATCTCTACGTCACGAAACTCCCACAGGACTATTTCTTTTTCCTCATACTCCTCGTGTCTGTCGTCGCGCAGGCTGAATTTTATGCGATGTACGGTGTTCGCGGAATGGTGAAGATTGCCGGAATTGCGGGAGGAATTGCTGTACTCGCAGCCCTGCACGTTTCGAGGGATCTCCTGCCCCATGCTCTTTTCGCCGCCTTTCTCGTAATCTCGACTATGAGACTCGTAGGGAGGCGGGACCCGTCGTCTTCCCTTCACGATATGGCTCCGGTTCTCGTGGCCCTGCTCTATATCCCGTGTTCGCTCGGTTTTCAGCTCTTTCTGCGGACCGGTGGACCTGAGTGGATAGTCTTTCTCTTCGGCTCTGTATGGGCAGCCGACAGCCTCGCCTTCTATATCGGAAAGACCTTCGGAAAAACTAAATTGTATCCGGAGGTCAGCCCCAACAAGACTGTTGCGGGTGCATTCGGTTCGCTGGCGGGCGGGGCCGGAGCCGGGTGGCTTCTCAAGCTCGCCTTCCTCCCTGCCATGAGCTCCTGGAAATCGACTGCTGCAGGGTTCCTCATCGGCGCCACGACGATCGTGGGCGACCTTGTTGAGTCGATGTTCAAGCGAGATGCCGGCGTCAAGGATTCGGGCAGTATCGTCCCCGGCCACGGGGGTATCCTCGATAAGATCGACGGTGTTCTTTTTGCGGGACCTGTACTCTACTGGATATCACGGGCGTTCGGGTTGCTCACATGA
- the uppS gene encoding polyprenyl diphosphate synthase: MLLSGRIPEHVAVIMDGNGRWAEMRGLSRIEGHKRGAERAREVIAAAAEIGVNTLTLYAFSIENWQRPNDEVSTLMKLLEISLKKEFHDLVRRGIVFRTIGETWRLPENIRGLLQTITERSSGNKGMKLVLALSYGGRNEIIRAVRGIVGAQVRPEDVTEEYFESRLDTAGIAAPDLIIRSSGEKRISNFLLWQAAYAEFYFTDTLWPDFTREEFFLALHDYQMRERRFGIVPVKAGL; this comes from the coding sequence GTGTTACTCTCCGGCAGAATCCCTGAACATGTGGCCGTCATTATGGACGGCAACGGGAGATGGGCCGAGATGCGGGGTCTCTCGAGGATCGAGGGGCACAAGAGGGGCGCGGAAAGGGCCAGAGAGGTCATAGCCGCAGCAGCGGAGATCGGGGTGAACACCCTCACCCTCTATGCCTTTTCCATCGAAAACTGGCAGAGGCCGAACGATGAGGTATCGACACTCATGAAGCTCCTTGAGATCTCCCTGAAGAAGGAGTTTCATGATCTGGTCAGGAGGGGCATCGTCTTCAGAACCATCGGGGAGACCTGGCGGTTGCCCGAGAATATCAGGGGGCTCTTACAGACTATTACGGAAAGGTCTTCGGGAAACAAGGGGATGAAGCTCGTCCTTGCCCTGAGCTACGGGGGAAGGAACGAGATTATCCGTGCCGTGAGGGGGATAGTCGGCGCGCAGGTCAGGCCTGAGGACGTCACCGAGGAATACTTTGAGTCCCGTCTTGATACGGCGGGTATCGCCGCGCCGGATCTCATCATTCGGTCGAGCGGTGAAAAACGCATCAGCAATTTTCTGCTTTGGCAGGCTGCGTATGCGGAGTTTTATTTTACCGATACCCTGTGGCCGGATTTTACGCGGGAAGAATTTTTCCTTGCCCTTCACGACTACCAGATGCGGGAGAGAAGATTCGGGATTGTTCCGGTAAAGGCAGGCCTCTAA
- a CDS encoding VCBS repeat-containing protein, translating into MHATYGRFFLLKIRESQGISAARRRTCRGPERSGIGKTNISILVLFFLLVLAGLASAQDPFEKLKEETLSYFKPLKGRIVSVEGSTLSSDLGEKSGVRRGMRFSVLRGGEPFLHPVTKEPIGTMEAFVGTATVKDVGPEASTLEITKGDVRVGDIVRISETKEKVLFYQDRSVDWVLAEHYYRMLKESGRLELLDTSLDYGDDSVVLAEAKKKGARVALILRAGEKGRDTVITQRLLWVDDSVKISDAEVIVDSVQSKELHLGDETVFAPLSAGSDTLLFFSLPFTGGLVAAGDVNGDGNRELIITNGRDIRVYAPGTSLQNLYEIKGNVSDEYLWLDTMDVNGDGKDEIIVTSLRGWKVDSTVDRADPAITEGNLVSYIYGFEDGQFSLLWKGNLFLRRLNNSLIAQEYRSGGGYQGPVMIMKYERGELKKDGEVKLPQGVNIYDFAPIDSLDGMRYILAYDDGGHLNLYNAEGLKVWNSKEDFGLQQTFKKLDSTTALDKVMINRGVWSVKDRLLFRNKEALVVKRIPLANMVKGLGYKSSQVKTLFWTGLSMDERTLVDSISGSILDYAISGDWLIVMSKPLFGIKTENILKGENPMGSMLYIYSLTGR; encoded by the coding sequence ATGCACGCAACGTACGGGAGGTTCTTCCTTCTGAAGATTAGAGAGTCTCAGGGTATTTCTGCAGCCCGTCGCCGGACTTGCAGAGGTCCGGAGAGGAGCGGCATCGGGAAAACAAACATTTCGATTCTGGTCCTTTTCTTCCTGCTCGTTCTTGCCGGTCTGGCATCGGCTCAGGACCCTTTTGAGAAATTGAAGGAGGAGACGCTCTCCTATTTTAAGCCGTTGAAGGGCAGGATCGTGTCTGTTGAGGGGAGTACGCTCTCTTCCGACCTCGGAGAGAAGTCGGGAGTGAGAAGAGGCATGAGGTTTTCCGTTCTGAGAGGGGGGGAGCCCTTTTTGCATCCGGTGACAAAGGAGCCTATCGGGACGATGGAGGCGTTTGTCGGGACCGCCACGGTGAAAGACGTCGGCCCCGAGGCTTCGACCCTCGAGATTACGAAGGGGGATGTCAGGGTCGGTGATATCGTGAGGATATCGGAGACGAAGGAGAAGGTGCTCTTTTATCAGGACAGGTCCGTTGACTGGGTGCTGGCCGAACATTATTACCGCATGCTGAAGGAGAGCGGCAGACTCGAACTCCTTGATACATCCCTCGATTACGGCGATGATTCCGTCGTCCTCGCGGAGGCGAAAAAGAAGGGTGCCCGCGTGGCCCTCATCCTCAGGGCCGGTGAAAAGGGCAGAGATACGGTGATCACTCAGAGGCTCCTATGGGTCGATGATTCGGTCAAGATCTCGGACGCCGAGGTGATCGTTGATAGCGTCCAGTCGAAGGAACTTCACCTGGGGGACGAGACCGTGTTCGCACCGCTCTCTGCCGGAAGCGACACCCTGCTCTTCTTCAGCCTCCCTTTCACGGGAGGACTCGTGGCCGCAGGTGATGTCAACGGTGACGGGAACCGCGAACTGATCATCACAAACGGCAGGGATATACGGGTATACGCGCCGGGAACGAGTCTCCAGAACCTTTATGAAATCAAGGGAAACGTCTCCGATGAATACCTGTGGCTCGACACCATGGATGTCAATGGCGACGGAAAGGACGAAATAATTGTCACGTCTCTGCGCGGTTGGAAAGTGGATTCTACGGTCGATCGTGCTGATCCCGCTATCACGGAGGGCAATCTGGTCTCTTATATTTACGGATTCGAGGATGGGCAGTTCTCCCTGCTCTGGAAGGGGAATCTCTTTCTGAGAAGACTGAATAACAGTCTCATCGCTCAGGAATACAGGAGTGGTGGTGGATACCAGGGGCCTGTCATGATCATGAAATATGAGCGGGGCGAACTCAAGAAGGACGGTGAGGTGAAGCTTCCGCAGGGCGTTAATATCTATGACTTCGCGCCCATTGACAGTTTGGACGGAATGCGCTACATCCTTGCCTATGATGACGGAGGTCATCTGAATCTGTACAACGCTGAAGGGTTGAAGGTCTGGAACAGCAAGGAAGATTTCGGTTTGCAGCAGACGTTCAAGAAGCTGGATTCCACCACGGCGCTGGACAAGGTAATGATAAATAGGGGCGTCTGGAGTGTAAAGGACAGACTCCTTTTCAGGAACAAGGAGGCTCTCGTAGTGAAGAGGATTCCGCTCGCAAATATGGTAAAGGGACTCGGCTATAAGAGCTCCCAGGTGAAGACCCTTTTCTGGACAGGTCTCTCGATGGATGAAAGGACCCTTGTGGACAGCATATCAGGGTCCATTCTCGATTATGCCATTTCCGGCGACTGGTTGATTGTCATGAGCAAACCCCTGTTCGGCATAAAGACTGAGAATATCCTGAAGGGGGAAAATCCTATGGGCAGCATGCTCTACATCTATTCCCTCACGGGAAGGTGA
- a CDS encoding ATP-binding protein translates to MNLSLNKKLVLMMLFMSFILLSILMFLSWQSEKALLTEMGNQTAELSKAIQVGVEEVTGSGSTDQTRLASYLKSLNSKGINEISIISNTDEIIASTNPTKVGSALSPKKKELIIKAELGDPVSTEGKAYNVIVPVIAGEAHYGYIHLKINADDVSELLKHNMMKRIFAALLVFGIGIGIAIFLSIRYTEPIHSVVNAARKVAAGDFNQNLPVDRKDEIGELTESFNFLVQRLRENKLLEERLREAEHLSAVGQLSRSIAHEIRNPLNFISLSIDHIRQKYRPGGEEAADFEALVSSIKEEIHRLNRLVSDFLDYGKPLKLNMRHVSIDGMLGDVVKIIRAKADSEKVSVKEEYAFLPEITVDPELMKTCILNVVMNAFQAMPDGGTLTLKTERDDSRFVLAIGDTGQGVSKENRSRLFEPFFTTKDSGLGLGLATTKRIVEEHGGKIDFYTTEGVGSSIVISLPLT, encoded by the coding sequence TTGAATCTGTCCTTGAACAAGAAGCTCGTCCTCATGATGCTCTTCATGAGCTTCATCCTTCTCTCGATCCTCATGTTCCTCTCCTGGCAATCGGAAAAAGCGCTGCTGACCGAAATGGGAAACCAGACGGCTGAATTATCGAAGGCGATACAGGTCGGTGTTGAGGAGGTTACCGGAAGCGGCTCGACTGACCAGACCAGACTCGCCTCGTATCTGAAGAGTCTCAATTCAAAAGGCATAAACGAGATCTCCATCATCAGCAACACAGACGAGATCATAGCGAGCACGAACCCTACGAAGGTCGGGTCGGCCCTGAGTCCGAAGAAGAAGGAATTGATCATCAAGGCAGAACTGGGCGACCCTGTTTCTACGGAGGGAAAGGCTTACAATGTCATTGTACCGGTTATCGCGGGTGAGGCCCATTACGGGTATATCCATCTGAAGATTAACGCCGATGACGTCTCGGAACTGCTCAAACATAATATGATGAAGAGGATCTTCGCAGCCCTCCTCGTTTTCGGGATCGGTATCGGAATCGCCATCTTCCTCTCTATCCGTTATACGGAGCCGATACATAGCGTTGTGAACGCTGCGAGGAAGGTGGCCGCCGGTGACTTTAACCAGAACCTCCCCGTGGACAGAAAAGACGAGATAGGGGAGCTTACCGAAAGCTTTAACTTTCTTGTGCAGCGACTGCGTGAAAACAAACTCCTCGAGGAACGACTGCGCGAAGCTGAGCACCTTTCAGCGGTCGGGCAGCTATCGAGGAGCATCGCCCATGAGATACGGAACCCCCTGAACTTCATTAGTCTCAGCATCGATCATATCAGGCAGAAGTATCGACCCGGCGGGGAAGAGGCGGCTGACTTTGAGGCGCTCGTATCGAGTATCAAGGAAGAGATACACCGTCTGAACAGACTCGTAAGCGATTTCCTTGATTACGGCAAACCCCTGAAACTTAATATGCGTCATGTGTCGATCGACGGGATGCTCGGCGATGTCGTGAAGATCATCAGGGCAAAGGCCGACTCTGAAAAGGTCTCCGTGAAGGAAGAATATGCCTTCTTGCCCGAAATCACCGTAGACCCTGAACTCATGAAGACATGCATCCTGAACGTCGTCATGAACGCCTTTCAGGCGATGCCGGATGGCGGCACCCTCACCCTGAAAACGGAGAGGGACGATTCTCGATTTGTGCTCGCCATAGGCGATACCGGCCAGGGGGTCTCGAAAGAAAACCGTTCGAGGCTCTTCGAGCCGTTTTTTACAACAAAGGATTCCGGCCTCGGTCTCGGCCTTGCCACAACAAAACGCATCGTCGAAGAGCACGGGGGCAAGATAGATTTTTATACCACGGAAGGGGTCGGAAGCAGCATCGTCATCAGTTTGCCGTTAACCTGA